A part of Cannabis sativa cultivar Pink pepper isolate KNU-18-1 chromosome 6, ASM2916894v1, whole genome shotgun sequence genomic DNA contains:
- the LOC133039117 gene encoding uncharacterized protein LOC133039117, whose product MYQLIWSSVSAISSLGGDYTSWFESLLQFDTAQGCEEAVTVCWAIWNARNALTWKGKSSSASKVVLSARVNFNQWKTAQSKKNGPLFILTGANEGREQWSKPVSNKIKVNVDGAIFASEGWYAAGGVARDCHGHLVEAFFISKPGCLEATEVEAFGIKEALSWIKGKNWEV is encoded by the exons ATGTACCAATTGATTTG GTCCTCGGTTAGTGCAATAAGTTCTTTGGGTGGGGATTATACTAGCTGGTTTGAATCCCTGTTGCAATTTGATACTGCACAAGGTTGTGAGGAAGCGGTGACGGTATGTTGGGCCATTTGGAACGCTCGTAATGCTTTAACATGGAAAGGTAAGAGTTCTTCAGCATCGAAGGTTGTATTGTCCGCTAGAGTCAATTTTAATCAATGGAAAACTGCTCAATCGAAAAAGAATGGTCCTTTGTTCATTCTGACTGGTGCGAATGAAGGACGGGAGCAGTGGTCTAAACCGGTTTCAAACAAGATTAAGGTCAATGTGGACGGTGCTATTTTTGCTTCAGAGGGCTGGTATGCTGCTGGTGGGGTGGCCCGTGATTGTCATGGTCATCTTGTTGAAGCTTTTTTTATTAGTAAACCAGGATGTTTGGAGGCTACTGAGGTGGAGGCTTTTGGCATAAAGGAGGCTCTTAGTTGGATAAAGGGTAAGAATTGGGAAGTGTAA